The following coding sequences lie in one Mercenaria mercenaria strain notata chromosome 5, MADL_Memer_1, whole genome shotgun sequence genomic window:
- the LOC123557993 gene encoding protocadherin-9-like isoform X2 — MAWGGCKRPKMDFTTTVGRTLLLLILVLIMDLSCGAELTYSVEEEKGSEYIGNVGEDYDLRSTMTQEEYSNLVYRILSSGNSFAHFFRIEYTTGKLFTKEPIDRDNLTHCSRTLNCVISLDIAVQATIGAFFRKINVDINVIDLNDNSPVFPKGRDSATFLENSVEGTSASIDGAQDSDSGNNTVVRYYVDTPDVPFDVMLEKMPDGSSTVKIVVNGKLDREEKDFYQIRLVAEDGGDPKRTGAIVVDINIEDMNDNSPQFDRPFYNVTLNEDMAINTVFETISATDDDAGQNGQVEYRISANQNDAITKTYAIDPTSGELSVISQLVYIPNVLTQIFVDASDKGAQPRTTQIPVYVNIIDSSNNPPEINVNILQGNINARISEYANVGAPVAHIAVIDGDTGRNGKVECIGISDNFGLERYETNEYKAVVTKPLNRELVQTHEVTIVCRDSGSPPLNSTTSFLVVVVDQNDNPPRFSQGTYFAKAEENNLVGDVVAAVSATDIDTGNNSKIEYKLLSTGGYSFWIDPDLGEIRANFRLDRENVTKIEIIVEAQDNGNPKMSATSTVVLSVTDQNDNYPIFSQPNYEFFVLEGVPHNTTVDQLTATDKDYRENGTVSFSFDTSPPASFPFSLYSDGTVKMIRTLDREKQGVYKFTVVASDQSDKPLSSSVTVTVIVLDVNDNAPVFVFPDVDNNTATIPLSSAPDSVTIVVVATDIDADSNGEVSYTILDNNMTSLFYIESVNGVGNLRLRRAPGASEPLQYTLRIKAMDNGKPSQSSIQLLTIVFAKDAEEPSNRQNFLIAISLGCVTVVLSIAIVLTIYLIRRHDRLRTKSSAHFNDRADMEIVPGDMKHREELGSTSSGSKESLKKVSFSTDHNSSLESDPNRDVSQSPLVNLDNMKNILVENGRVPSSASSPRSYSSSQQDPDMQRLDPSTVLQIHRSLLQSHDQLWTNHRDGHTII, encoded by the exons CGGTAATAGTTTTGCCCATTTCTTCAGAATTGAATATACTACAGGAAAACTTTTTACCAAAGAACCCATTGACAGGGATAATTTAACCCACTGCTCCAGGACTTTGAACTGTGTTATCTCCCTTGATATTGCCGTCCAAGCGACGATTGGTGCGTTTTTCCGTAAAATTAACGTAGATATAAACGTAATTGATCTCAACGACAATAGTCCAGTTTTCCCCAAAGGAAGAGATAGTGCAACATTTTTAGAAAACTCCGTCGAAGGGACTTCAGCTTCCATAGATGGTGCTCAAGATAGCGACTCTGGAAATAATACGGTGGTTAGATATTACGTAGATACACCTGACGTGCCTTTTGACGTCATGTTAGAAAAAATGCCGGACGGAAGTTCCACAGTTAAAATTGTTGTGAATGGGAAACTAGATCGGGAAGAaaaggatttttatcaaataagACTTGTAGCGGAAGATGGTGGCGATCCGAAGAGAACGGGTGCAATAGTTGTGGATATAAATATTGAAGACATGAACGATAACTCTCCACAATTTGACCGTCCTTTCTACAACGTTACGTTAAATGAAGACATGGCTATAAATACAGTATTTGAGACAATATCGGCTACTGATGATGATGCTGGGCAGAATGGACAGGTTGAGTACAGAATTAGCGCGAATCAAAACGATGCCATCACCAAAACTTATGCCATAGACCCTACATCTGGAGAACTCAGCGTGATCAGTCAGCTTGTATACATTCCAAACGTACTCACCCAAATATTCGTCGATGCTTCTGATAAAGGAGCTCAACCAAGGACCACTCAAATTCCAGTTTATGTTAATATAATAGACTCAAGCAATAATCCGCCAGAAATTAACGTCAATATCCTTCAAGGAAATATTAATGCAAGAATCTCGGAATACGCTAACGTCGGTGCCCCTGTTGCACACATTGCCGTCATAGACGGTGACACGGGACGTAACGGCAAAGTTGAATGTATTGGAATAAGTGATAATTTCGGATTAGAGAGATACGAAACTAATGAATATAAAGCTGTCGTAACTAAGCCCTTAAATAGGGAACTTGTTCAAACCCACGAGGTCACAATAGTATGCAGAGACAGCGGCTCACCACCCCTTAATTCCACAACAAGTTTCTTAGTTGTTGTCGTTGACCAAAATGATAACCCTCCTAGATTTTCACAAGGAACCTATTTCGCGAAAGCTGAAGAAAATAATCTCGTAGGTGATGTAGTAGCAGCCGTTTCAGCGACAGACATTGATACTGGGAACAATTCCAAAATTGAATATAAACTTTTAAGCACGGGTGGATACAGCTTCTGGATCGACCCTGACCTTGGAGAGATAAGAGCAAACTTTAGATTAGATAGAGAAAATGTGACGAAAATAGAAATCATTGTAGAAGCCCAAGATAACGGAAACCCGAAAATGTCTGCCACATCGACTGTTGTTCTATCAGTGACGGATCAAAACGATAACTACCCCATCTTTTCACAACCCAATTACGAATTCTTTGTTTTAGAAGGGGTTCCTCACAATACGACAGTGGATCAGTTAACAGCCACGGACAAAGACTATAGAGAGAACGGTACTGTTTCTTTCTCTTTTGACACTTCACCGCCAGCTAGCTTCCCATTCAGCCTGTACTCGGACGGCACAGTTAAGATGATACGGACTTTAGACAGAGAAAAACAAGGGGTGTACAAGTTCACAGTGGTTGCCTCAGATCAGAGCGACAAACCTTTGAGCAGCTCCGTTACAGTAACGGTTATTGTATTAGACGTGAATGATAATGCACCCGTTTTTGTCTTCCCTGATGTAGATAACAACACGGCAACAATTCCGCTTTCAAGTGCCCCTGATTCGGTAACAATCGTTGTCGTGGCAACTGATATCGACGCAGATAGTAACGGAGAAGTGTCTTATACAATACTAGATAATAACATGacaagtttgttttatattgaaagTGTAAACGGGGTGGGAAATCTTAGGTTACGCCGTGCCCCAGGTGCGTCTGAGCCGTTACAATATACGCTGAGGATAAAAGCCATGGACAATGGGAAGCCTAGTCAATCTTCTATACAACTTTTGACAATAGTGTTTGCAAAAGATGCTGAAGAGCCAAGTAATAGACAAAATTTCCTTATCGCAATATCTCTGGGCTGTGTCACAGTAGTTTTATCAATTGCTATAGTATTGACTATATACCTTATACGGCGCCATGATAGGCTTCGAACGAAGTCCAGTGCTCATTTTAACGACAGGGCTGATATGGAGATAGTTCCGGGAGATATGAAACACAGGGAGGAACTTGGAAGTACGTCCTCAGGGAGCAAGGAAAGTCTGAAGAAAGTTAGTTTTTCAACAGATCATAACTCGAGTCTCGAGTCCGATCCTAACCGAGATGTGTCCCAGTCGCCATTGGTGAATCTTGATAACATGAAG aatatattaGTGGAGAATGGAAGAGTTCCTAGCTCAGCGTCCAGCCCTCGTAGTTACTCTTCTAGTCAACAAGACCCGGATATGCAGAGGCTCGATCCCTCTACAGTTCTACAAATTCATAGGTCACTTTTACAGTCACATGATCAGTTATGGACCAATCACAGAGACGGACACACA ATCATATAA
- the LOC123559249 gene encoding uncharacterized protein LOC123559249: MYIAKVIILAVIAHASGASANLDSNNLQAMVTEAVRHILSDGNSGENMTTMAILKEINELKNKNIRLEQRINNLEQENRDKDKSICSLQTCLNTIVEMISRNDSRIAQNVPVKNSDELLNKCRDWKSGISEKQNSGMETLVRTNRNIVSPHNIAFSAYLTRTDSSMTPGQAIKFNHVLLNERAVYNPYTGAFTAPISGTYLFTFHFDSRVHTFVRLTVDGVNIVDAVANPHTNTQDRESMSGNTVIIHVGIGQAVLVEVYDVSGEVASSDKYRLSSFSGVFLYPEHPS, translated from the coding sequence ATGTACATTGCGAAAGTTATTATATTGGCTGTTATTGCCCATGCTAGTGGAGCATCCGCGAATTTAGACAGTAATAACCTTCAAGCAATGGTGACAGAAGCGGTTCGACATATACTCAGTGACGGAAATAGCGGAGAAAACATGACAACTATGGcgatattgaaagaaattaacgAGCTGAAGAACAAGAATATTCGTCTTGAACAAAGAATAAACAACCTGGAGCAGGAAAACAGGGACAAGGACAAGAGTATATGTTCTTTGCAGACCTGTTTAAATACAATCGTAGaaatgatatcaagaaatgaCAGTCGAATTGCTCAAAATGTACCTGTAAAGAATTCAGATGAGTTGCTTAATAAGTGTCGAGACTGGAAGAGCGGGATATCTGAAAAGCAAAATTCTGGAATGGAAACTTTAGTGAGAACAAACCGGAACATCGTGTCACCTCACAATATAGCATTTTCTGCTTATCTTACTCGTACTGATTCTAGCATGACTCCAGGACAAGCCATTAAATTCAACCACGTGTTGCTGAATGAAAGAGCCGTGTACAATCCTTATACTGGCGCTTTCACCGCACCTATATCTGGAACGTACTTGTTTACGTTTCATTTCGACTCCCGTGTGCATACGTTCGTCCGTCTTACCGTAGATGGAGTCAACATAGTGGATGCCGTAGCTAATCCACACACAAACACGCAGGACAGAGAAAGTATGAGTGGTAACACAGTTATCATACATGTTGGAATCGGCCAGGCAGTTCTTGTAGAAGTGTATGATGTGAGCGGTGAAGTAGCGTCCAGCGATAAATATCGTCTGTCTTCGTTCTCTGGTGTGTTTCTATATCCAGAACACCCGTCTTAA
- the LOC123559248 gene encoding uncharacterized protein LOC123559248, protein MNMFITKVILLAIVTCASGASVNLDSSNLQAIVTEVVRNILSDGHSGENIKTVALLKEINELKNQHIRLEQRIDMLEQEQRDKDTNICSLQNNMNTLVEMIARNDSIRAQNLTIHTSHELLNKCRAWKSNVFPTENSRIETLQRKKREVIPTQAPARRIAFSAYLTHTHSGLSPGQAIKFDHVLLNEGHGYNPYLGDFVAPISGTYLFTFHFHSRVHTFVRLTVDGVNIVDAVANPHTGTHDKESMSGNTVIIHVGIGQAVLVEVYDVSGEAASSDKYRLCSFSGFLLYPENPS, encoded by the coding sequence ATGAATATGTttattacaaaagttattttgttGGCTATTGTTACTTGTGCTAGTGGGGCGTCTGTGAATTTAGACAGCAGCAACCTTCAAGCAATTGTGACAGAAGTGGTTCGAAATATTCTCAGTGACGGACATTCCGGAGAGAATATCAAAACTGTGGCGCTATTGAAAGAAATAAACGAACTTAAGAATCAACATATTCGTCTTGAACAAAGGATAGACATGCTGGAGCAAGAACAAAGGGACAAAGACACGAATATATGCTCCCTGCAGAACAACATGAATACACTTGTGGAAATGATAGCAAGAAATGACAGTATACGCGCTCAAAATTTAACTATACATACGTCACATGAATTGCTAAATAAATGTCGTGCTTGGAAGAGTAATGTTTTCCCGACAGAAAATTCCAGAATAGAGACTTTACAGAGGAAAAAGCGGGAGGTGATACCAACACAAGCCCCAGCACGAAGAATTGCGTTTTCTGCTTACCTTACACACACACATTCCGGTTTGTCTCCAGGACAGGCGATCAAATTTGACCACGTCTTACTGAATGAAGGACATGGCTATAATCCATATTTGGGTGATTTCGTTGCACCTATATCTGGAACATACCTGTTTACATTTCATTTCCACTCACGTGTGCACACGTTCGTCCGTCTTACCGTAGATGGTGTCAACATCGTGGATGCCGTGGCTAATCCACACACCGGCACACACGATAAGGAAAGTATGAGTGGCAATACGGTTATCATACATGTTGGAATTGGCCAGGCAGTTCTTGTTGAAGTGTATGATGTTAGCGGTGAAGCAGCTTCCAGCGACAAATATCGTCTTTGCTCGTTTTCTGGGTTTCTGTTGTACCCAGAAAATCCTTCATGA
- the LOC128557521 gene encoding uncharacterized protein LOC128557521, translating to MDQFLLSFIVAFALLCVVSSTSEKGDDSVDLTGTIRTFVETLLNDNKRKDNTDNNDEDLRERVEYLENKVTAMDTKLVEQINTIADLQNVIQMLHKNRKVNLGMETKGITENITEDNFRKAENNNAIERGSLPADRLLQSERRVKRAVGNVAFSAYMTHTNFHTIVGQAFKFDQVLLNDGIGYSKSTGKFTVPLTGVYLFAFHIDARNLMFVRLVVNGVNQVDAVANAHTNTDSRRSYSMGGNTAIIHVRHGQAVWVETYEIQDGITASSNTFRICTFSGVLLY from the coding sequence ATGGATcagtttctactttcgtttattGTAGCGTTCGCATTGCTTTGTGTCGTGTCGTCCACATCAGAGAAGGGAGACGATTCTGTTGACCTAACCGGAACAATCAGGACGTTTGTTGAAACCCTACTGAACGATAACAAAAGGAAAGATAATACAGACAATAATGACGAAGACTTGAGGGAAAGAGTCGAATACCTTGAAAACAAAGTGACAGCTATGGATACAAAGCTAGTGGAGCAAATCAATACTATTGCtgatttacaaaatgttatacaaatgctgcataaaaatagaaaagtgaaCCTTGGAATGGAAACTAAAGGTATTACCGAGAATATAACTGAAGACAACTTCAGAAAAGCTGAAAACAATAATGCGATAGAAAGAGGATCTCTACCTGCAGACAGATTATTACAAAGTGAACGAAGAGTAAAAAGAGCAGTAGGCAACGTGGCGTTTTCAGCATACATGACGCACACAAACTTTCATACGATAGTTGGACAAGCGTTTAAATTTGACCAAGTTTTACTCAATGACGGAATCGGCTATAGCAAAAGCACGGGGAAATTCACAGTACCTCTAACTGGAGTTTATCTCTTCGCTTTCCACATCGACGCAAGAAATTTGATGTTTGTTAGACTGGTTGTGAACGGAGTGAATCAAGTCGATGCCGTAGCGAACGCACACACCAACACGGACAGTCGTCGTTCATATTCAATGGGTGGAAATACCGCCATTATTCACGTGCGTCACGGTCAAGCGGTATGGGTGGAGACGTACGAAATTCAGGATGGTATAACGGCATCAAGTAATACATTTAGAATTTGCACGTTTTCTGGAGTACTCCTGTATTAA
- the LOC123557993 gene encoding protocadherin-9-like isoform X1 — translation MAWGGCKRPKMDFTTTVGRTLLLLILVLIMDLSCGAELTYSVEEEKGSEYIGNVGEDYDLRSTMTQEEYSNLVYRILSSGNSFAHFFRIEYTTGKLFTKEPIDRDNLTHCSRTLNCVISLDIAVQATIGAFFRKINVDINVIDLNDNSPVFPKGRDSATFLENSVEGTSASIDGAQDSDSGNNTVVRYYVDTPDVPFDVMLEKMPDGSSTVKIVVNGKLDREEKDFYQIRLVAEDGGDPKRTGAIVVDINIEDMNDNSPQFDRPFYNVTLNEDMAINTVFETISATDDDAGQNGQVEYRISANQNDAITKTYAIDPTSGELSVISQLVYIPNVLTQIFVDASDKGAQPRTTQIPVYVNIIDSSNNPPEINVNILQGNINARISEYANVGAPVAHIAVIDGDTGRNGKVECIGISDNFGLERYETNEYKAVVTKPLNRELVQTHEVTIVCRDSGSPPLNSTTSFLVVVVDQNDNPPRFSQGTYFAKAEENNLVGDVVAAVSATDIDTGNNSKIEYKLLSTGGYSFWIDPDLGEIRANFRLDRENVTKIEIIVEAQDNGNPKMSATSTVVLSVTDQNDNYPIFSQPNYEFFVLEGVPHNTTVDQLTATDKDYRENGTVSFSFDTSPPASFPFSLYSDGTVKMIRTLDREKQGVYKFTVVASDQSDKPLSSSVTVTVIVLDVNDNAPVFVFPDVDNNTATIPLSSAPDSVTIVVVATDIDADSNGEVSYTILDNNMTSLFYIESVNGVGNLRLRRAPGASEPLQYTLRIKAMDNGKPSQSSIQLLTIVFAKDAEEPSNRQNFLIAISLGCVTVVLSIAIVLTIYLIRRHDRLRTKSSAHFNDRADMEIVPGDMKHREELGSTSSGSKESLKKVSFSTDHNSSLESDPNRDVSQSPLVNLDNMKNILVENGRVPSSASSPRSYSSSQQDPDMQRLDPSTVLQIHRSLLQSHDQLWTNHRDGHTPPLTKDLLKHHEDNGSESSGETATYDSGRGGSESDIQTSMSQSHDNDHIKTVTFANKPMLHHFTKDNQWRDASDFPYNNNPHHHLKFPYPPPKPPHSKPMLPVRDYVRSPSTSSSHSQQSVPKYGNKLSPINDGSSHMTSYDDDDDTTTSGSYTIDNDHEWMNDTQPPRSYFLSHNEAYC, via the exons CGGTAATAGTTTTGCCCATTTCTTCAGAATTGAATATACTACAGGAAAACTTTTTACCAAAGAACCCATTGACAGGGATAATTTAACCCACTGCTCCAGGACTTTGAACTGTGTTATCTCCCTTGATATTGCCGTCCAAGCGACGATTGGTGCGTTTTTCCGTAAAATTAACGTAGATATAAACGTAATTGATCTCAACGACAATAGTCCAGTTTTCCCCAAAGGAAGAGATAGTGCAACATTTTTAGAAAACTCCGTCGAAGGGACTTCAGCTTCCATAGATGGTGCTCAAGATAGCGACTCTGGAAATAATACGGTGGTTAGATATTACGTAGATACACCTGACGTGCCTTTTGACGTCATGTTAGAAAAAATGCCGGACGGAAGTTCCACAGTTAAAATTGTTGTGAATGGGAAACTAGATCGGGAAGAaaaggatttttatcaaataagACTTGTAGCGGAAGATGGTGGCGATCCGAAGAGAACGGGTGCAATAGTTGTGGATATAAATATTGAAGACATGAACGATAACTCTCCACAATTTGACCGTCCTTTCTACAACGTTACGTTAAATGAAGACATGGCTATAAATACAGTATTTGAGACAATATCGGCTACTGATGATGATGCTGGGCAGAATGGACAGGTTGAGTACAGAATTAGCGCGAATCAAAACGATGCCATCACCAAAACTTATGCCATAGACCCTACATCTGGAGAACTCAGCGTGATCAGTCAGCTTGTATACATTCCAAACGTACTCACCCAAATATTCGTCGATGCTTCTGATAAAGGAGCTCAACCAAGGACCACTCAAATTCCAGTTTATGTTAATATAATAGACTCAAGCAATAATCCGCCAGAAATTAACGTCAATATCCTTCAAGGAAATATTAATGCAAGAATCTCGGAATACGCTAACGTCGGTGCCCCTGTTGCACACATTGCCGTCATAGACGGTGACACGGGACGTAACGGCAAAGTTGAATGTATTGGAATAAGTGATAATTTCGGATTAGAGAGATACGAAACTAATGAATATAAAGCTGTCGTAACTAAGCCCTTAAATAGGGAACTTGTTCAAACCCACGAGGTCACAATAGTATGCAGAGACAGCGGCTCACCACCCCTTAATTCCACAACAAGTTTCTTAGTTGTTGTCGTTGACCAAAATGATAACCCTCCTAGATTTTCACAAGGAACCTATTTCGCGAAAGCTGAAGAAAATAATCTCGTAGGTGATGTAGTAGCAGCCGTTTCAGCGACAGACATTGATACTGGGAACAATTCCAAAATTGAATATAAACTTTTAAGCACGGGTGGATACAGCTTCTGGATCGACCCTGACCTTGGAGAGATAAGAGCAAACTTTAGATTAGATAGAGAAAATGTGACGAAAATAGAAATCATTGTAGAAGCCCAAGATAACGGAAACCCGAAAATGTCTGCCACATCGACTGTTGTTCTATCAGTGACGGATCAAAACGATAACTACCCCATCTTTTCACAACCCAATTACGAATTCTTTGTTTTAGAAGGGGTTCCTCACAATACGACAGTGGATCAGTTAACAGCCACGGACAAAGACTATAGAGAGAACGGTACTGTTTCTTTCTCTTTTGACACTTCACCGCCAGCTAGCTTCCCATTCAGCCTGTACTCGGACGGCACAGTTAAGATGATACGGACTTTAGACAGAGAAAAACAAGGGGTGTACAAGTTCACAGTGGTTGCCTCAGATCAGAGCGACAAACCTTTGAGCAGCTCCGTTACAGTAACGGTTATTGTATTAGACGTGAATGATAATGCACCCGTTTTTGTCTTCCCTGATGTAGATAACAACACGGCAACAATTCCGCTTTCAAGTGCCCCTGATTCGGTAACAATCGTTGTCGTGGCAACTGATATCGACGCAGATAGTAACGGAGAAGTGTCTTATACAATACTAGATAATAACATGacaagtttgttttatattgaaagTGTAAACGGGGTGGGAAATCTTAGGTTACGCCGTGCCCCAGGTGCGTCTGAGCCGTTACAATATACGCTGAGGATAAAAGCCATGGACAATGGGAAGCCTAGTCAATCTTCTATACAACTTTTGACAATAGTGTTTGCAAAAGATGCTGAAGAGCCAAGTAATAGACAAAATTTCCTTATCGCAATATCTCTGGGCTGTGTCACAGTAGTTTTATCAATTGCTATAGTATTGACTATATACCTTATACGGCGCCATGATAGGCTTCGAACGAAGTCCAGTGCTCATTTTAACGACAGGGCTGATATGGAGATAGTTCCGGGAGATATGAAACACAGGGAGGAACTTGGAAGTACGTCCTCAGGGAGCAAGGAAAGTCTGAAGAAAGTTAGTTTTTCAACAGATCATAACTCGAGTCTCGAGTCCGATCCTAACCGAGATGTGTCCCAGTCGCCATTGGTGAATCTTGATAACATGAAG aatatattaGTGGAGAATGGAAGAGTTCCTAGCTCAGCGTCCAGCCCTCGTAGTTACTCTTCTAGTCAACAAGACCCGGATATGCAGAGGCTCGATCCCTCTACAGTTCTACAAATTCATAGGTCACTTTTACAGTCACATGATCAGTTATGGACCAATCACAGAGACGGACACACA CCACCCTTAACCAAAGACCTTCTAAAACATCACGAAGATAACGGTTCTGAGTCCTCTGGCGAAACGGCCACGTATGACAGCGGCCGAGGGGGTAGTGAGTCCGATATTCAAACGTCCATGTCACAGTCACATGACAATG ATCATATAAAGACAGTTACATTCGCCAATAAACCTATGTTACATCATTTTACTAAAGACAATCAATGGAGAGACGCCAGTGACTTTCCATATAATAATAATCCTCATCATCATCTTAAATTCCCTTATCCGCCGCCTAAACCTCCGCACAGTAAACCCATGCTGCCCGTGAGGGACTATGTTCGGTCTCCTTCCACATCATCTAGTCATTCACAACAAAGTGTGCCCAAATATGGGAACAAACTTTCACCAATCAACGACGGATCCAGTCATATGACGtcatatgatgatgatgacgacacGACTACGTCAGGAAGTTACACAATTGACAATGATCATGAATGGATGAACGATACTCAGCCTCCAAGGTCATACTTCCTGTCTCATAACGAGGCTTACTGCTAA
- the LOC123559250 gene encoding uncharacterized protein LOC123559250: MHKFSFTVFMTLMAFCIVSSKSVQEAQSVELNEKIRIIVENILKERERKTSAENSDIYLQNRVEYLETKVKTMEAKLVEQKETIADLQNEIRGIHDIAEAIFEMKTENIIENSTKVERSSSIRRQYHGITENGRRVRRAAAVGNVAFSAYLTNTNSHTVIGQAIKFDQVLLNNGSGYNAYTGAFTAPVTGVYLFSFHFDTRKLTFIRLVVNGVNQVDAVANPHTNAQSRQSQSMGGNTAIVHVKHGQAVLVEAYEIPDAETASSDTFRLCTFSGVLLY, encoded by the coding sequence ATGCACAAGTTTAGTTTCACAGTTTTTATGACATTAATGGCGTTTTGTATCGTGTCTTCAAAGTCAGTTCAAGAAGCACAGTCTGTTGAACTGAATGAAAAAATTAGGATTATTGTCGAAAACATTCTGAAGGAAAGGGAACGTAAGACTAGTGCAGAAAATAGTGACATATACTTACAAAATAGAGTTGAATACCTTGAAACTAAAGTGAAAACTATGGAAGCAAAGCTGGTGGAGCAAAAAGAGACTATTGCTGACTTACAGAATGAGATACGAGGGATACATGATATTGCTGAAgcaatttttgaaatgaaaacggAAAACATTATCGAGAATTCGACAAAAGTTGAAAGAAGTAGTTCTATAAGAAGACAATACCACGGAATAACAGAAAATGGCCGAAGAGTTAGAAGAGCGGCTGCTGTTGGTAACGTGGCCTTTTCAGCGTATCTGACAAATACAAACTCTCATACAGTGATTGGACAGGCGATCAAGTTTGACCAAGTTTTACTCAATAACGGAAGTGGTTATAATGCATACACGGGTGCATTCACAGCACCTGTGACTGGGGTCTATCTCTTCTCGTTCCATTTCGACACAAGAAAACTAACGTTTATTCGTCTCGTAGTAAACGGAGTGAACCAAGTCGATGCCGTAGCGAACCCACATACAAACGCACAGAGCCGTCAATCACAGTCGATGGGAGGAAATACCGCCATTGTTCATGTGAAACATGGTCAAGCTGTCTTGGTAGAAGCCTACGAAATTCCTGATGCCGAGACGGCATCAAGCGATACATTTAGACTCTGCACATTTTCTGGAGTTCTTCTTTACTGA
- the LOC123559251 gene encoding EMILIN-1-like: MDLTMQTFIFIAVITLMAFCIVSSKSVQETQSAELDQKIRIIVENILKEEKSKIRPEKSDVYLQNRVEYLENKVKTMEAKLVEQTETIADLQNEIRGLHDIADANIGLETENMIKNSNKVERITENGQRGRRAAAVANVAFSAYLSHTNSHTVIGKAIRFDKVLLNDGSGYNNYTGAFTAPVTGVYLFTFNFDTKKLTFIRLVVNGVNQVDAVANPHTNAQSRQAISMGANTAIVHVQHGQAVLVEAYEVPDGEVTSSDLFRLCTFSGVLLY; this comes from the coding sequence ATGGATTTAACAATGCAAACGTTTATTTTCATAGCTGTCATTACATTAATGGCGTTTTGTATCGTGTCTTCAAAGTCAGTTCAAGAGACACAGTCTGCTGAATTGGATCAAAAGATTAGGATTATTGTTGAAAACATTCTGAAGGAGGAGAAAAGTAAGATTAGGCCAGAAAAAAGTGACGTATACTTACAAAATAGAGTTGAATACCTTGAAAATAAAGTGAAAACTATGGAAGCAAAGCTGGTGGAGCAAACTGAGACTATTGCTGACTTACAGAATGAGATACGAGGGCTACATGATATTGCTGATGCGAATATCGGACTGGAAACGGAAAACATGATCAAGAATTCGAATAAAGTAGAAAGAATAACAGAAAATGGCCAAAGAGGAAGAAGAGCGGCTGCTGTTGCTAACGTGGCCTTTTCAGCGTATCTGTCACATACAAACTCTCATACAGTAATTGGAAAGGCGATCAGGTTTGACAAAGTTTTACTCAACGACGGAAGTGGTTATAATAATTACACGGGGGCATTCACAGCACCTGTGACTGGTGTCTATCTCTTCACGTTcaattttgacacaaaaaaactAACATTTATTCGTCTCGTAGTAAATGGAGTGAACCAAGTCGATGCCGTAGCGAACCCACATACAAACGCACAGAGCCGTCAGGCAATTTCGATGGGAGCAAATACCGCCATTGTTCATGTGCAACATGGTCAGGCTGTCTTGGTGGAAGC